The DNA window ggtaaaagaacACAATTATTCCTTACTAATCTTTTAGTAAGTTTACAAGATGTCCTTGTATATACTAGCAATATATcatactatatataaaagctatCGGTTCCTATTATTTTGCCTCGTATGCTCCCAATTCCAcaggaaaataaatatgagctgcccctgattttttttcccttaaaaaAGTCCAATGTATTCTCTCCACGTCTCTGGGCTCGTTCGCAGTTGCTTGTGCCAGCGAGTTTAATCAACTCACGTGAAACAAAGAAAGTCAttatcatattattaattaagtattagcttttataaacttaaaaaataattaatttgatttttttaaaaaattcatatatatattttgcaaaaaatatatcgtttggcaaCTTAGGAACGTTCGTaggggaaaaaggagaaagttTGCCTTACGTGTCACTTGCGAACGCGccctgtgatttttttttcaatatttggATTTCTGTAAAGCATTCAATGGCATAAAATCTAGGATATCTATGAGATTCTATTGAGCTTGCCATCCTATTTATGCGTTTCTATAATCAACGTTGCAAAGTAGCCCTCAGCATTTTTCTTGTATCCTACTATTCCACACTTCTTGAAGTTCTTGATTCTGTCAACGATCGAACGACTTGGCATGCAGATCAATTCAGTCACTCACGAATTACCTAACAACATGATCTTATCCCATGGGACCAGGTATAATAGGATTGACAGCAATAATGCAAATGCCGTAGCATCTCAGATTCTTAATAACTCATGTCCACATGACCATTATGTTGACATAGATTTGGGGTAGTTTAGAGAGGTTGATGCCTTGATGGGGTTATATTACCCTATATTATGTTATAATAACAACGGTccatatgcacatatatacacTGCAAAATCCACCCGTCAACATTCATCATCTCGTTGATGTCGACTTATATCTGCCCTGATGCGCCATCATCGTTCACCCGTGAACAACGTGTCTTTTTCATTGTCCAGTTGGCCAACCAGCACACGTGACAAAAGCAAAACGAGTAAATTTATTTAGCTACCAATAACGTAAACAAATTGGAGCTGACCGAGTCGAATATATGCGACTTATCGTTTGGAATTTTGgcgaaaaaataaaacgtcatgtttataaatagaaattaatttataagtaaaacttttatatacgagttattcataattaacatcaagtacttaaaaaataatttatagtgaGAAATCCtctaaattaattctaaattcaagagtaaaaatttaaatttacccTATAAAAATAAGCAGAGATGAAAAGATAAAGTTGTTAGACTAAAGTTTAAGAGGGAGTGAAGTTCTTTGCTTACGATTAATTATAAGTGTTGATTATTGAAAGTTTGAAAACCAAATTATTATGATCTTTCAAAACAACtttagtatatattattttaataaaaagcaCTTTCGGTAAGTGTTGGGTTAAGAAAACGAGATgagttttctcttttcctcccTTTGTCGCACGAACAAGCTGAGCCTAAAGCCCgaatatgaaacaaaattaacgCCGGAAACAACACAAAACCGACGCTTTCTTCTTGATTTTTCCAAAGCCGACTCGGCTTTCAGAGTTACAATCTTAAGGCAGTAATTAGCGCATCAATACGAACAGATGCACAAACATGAGGGGCATGTAGACTACCAAACAGCCAGGCTCCAACCTGTGCTCCCCTGTTCGAGCGAAGAACGAAAGCGACACACGCCGTTCATATAaatccgcgccgtcgccacggaATCTcgcaaaaagaaataaaaaaaagctcgCAAAATTTCTACTCGGAGAAGAGGGTCCCCTTTGCCTTCTCCGAGGGATCTCCTcgcccggccggcggcgatggcggccgccgcgccgttgccggtGGCCGTAGCGGGGTGGTGGGATCTCGTGAACGGCTCGACGGCGTGGCAGGACGGGATCTTCTTCTCCCTCGCCGTTCTCTACGGCctcatcgccgcctcctccttcgTAAGCATCTCGCCGTGAGGCCCCCGCCGCATTGcttatctcctcctcctcatcctcctgACAGCCTGACAGGAGTACTATTATGCCTTAGTTATGCTTTATGCGACGCCACTAGGGGAAAGATGCGATCTTTCAGAATTTTATGTCAAGATGACTGGGTTGATGCCTTGAATTCATGGCAGGAGAATAAagacttgttttttttgtgcttATTGATGGGAATACCGCAAATTTGCGATACCAACATCAGCGATTTTAGCTGGGAATAAAGACAGTTTTATTAGCTTTGTGCCTTGAGCATATATTGTTTTGCATCATCTGAACCTTGTAAAAGCTGATAATGAGGACGAACATTTTACATACCTTCAGATCAttccagaagaaaaaaaactgcgTTTCAAATAGAGATAACTCGACAAGAAATTGTGATTATTTGCCATGCTTATCTTTCTGATAAGAGCTTTTTTACGGTTCTTGagaagtatctcaaggtaccatatttttagttttaaaattgatttatatacttcttaaggatggtaaaacaAACCCTTCTGATAAACGGAAATTCTACTTGATAGACCGTACAAAGGACAATTAATGTGTACTTATTTCTGGTTATCTGAATAATGAATACTAGGTTAGTGCGAAGTATGAACTACAGATGTACAGATCCTGTTCCTATGTTTATACATATGGTGCGCATGTGAATGCTCGCTTTTAAatgaataataaatttacttGAGGAAGACAAGGCATACTTAATTACTTATCATCTGACATGCAGATTCAAGTTGTCAGGATACGATACAGAGTTCCTGAATATGGATGGACAACACAAAAGGTCTTTCAGTTACTTAATTTCATTGTGAATGGAggtatttttaatttcttctaGTACAAATTACATGTTCAATCATATCCTTTGTGTTTTTGAATTTGCCTTGCTTTCAATCTACAGCGAGGTGTTCTATCTTTGCATTCCGCCGCCAAGTCCAACAAGTGAACCCTGAGGTTTGTACACATCGACTATTTTCTGTCCTGTAAATAATATGTTTCACTCAATTGGCCAGAGTTATATTCTTCATGCATTTTTATTTCAGATCTTCCAGCATGTTATTCTTGATCTTCCGGGGCTTGCATTCTTCACAACGTATGCAATGTTGGCACTTTTCTGGGCTGAGATATCTTATCAAGCACGTGGTTTAGAGACTGAAGGGCTTAGATCAGGTTTCTACACTATTAATGGTGTAATATATGCGATACAGGTAAGCAAGTTATCTCTAAGTCTGTATTGAGTACTGTTGGTAACGAACAGATTTTGTATAACTCTATCATTGTGATGACCAAAAGTATGCAATATTGCACAAGTCAAACTgatcataatattttctttggaaCTGTGATTTCATGATATCTGTCTTAGACCATGAAAAACTGGGATATGCTTGTTCATTTTTTCCTAAAACGAAATATTGCTGCTAGGATGCACTGATGTGAAACAATGAGATACtggatgaaaataaaaggaaatagcTTTAGCTGTCAATGGGATTACTAGTATTCTGATGGTTCACTGCTtgcttatataaaatttctgatAGGCTGTGTATCTCAAAATACtcactgaaatttatttcttttgctcAGATTCTGCTGTGGTTGTTGTTGTGGTATAATCCAAACCCATCTATGATAGTCCTCTCGAAGTTATTCATTGCAGGCCTGTCCTTTTCTGCAGCCTTGGGTTTTCTGCTATATGGAGGGAGGTAGGACTAAGAATACTACTGAATTCCTCTTAACTAAGTTTAATCGATGATATTGTGTTTATAGCCAAATTGGCTGGCTAGACTagctacaaaattaaaaactttGAACCTTATTTATCTTATGTAACCTCTTAGGTAAAAtggtatttgaaaaaaaaaacaccttaTTGAGTGCTTCAtcttagtatatgattaacaTCTCAATAGAAGATGCATTCATTCGCCCCTGATTTGATTGGCAGGCTTTTCTTCATGCTGAAACGTTTCCCTATTGAGTCAAAAGGGAGGCAGAAAAAGCTGAGGGAAGTTGGCAGAGTTGCCACTATATGcttcttttgtttcttggcACGCTGCATTATGGTATGCAAAACAGTTATCTGATTCTTGGACTTGTTTTTGAGTTGCAGTGTTCCATTTCTTACATTTGTGGTTCCAATgctgcttgattttttttttgaggcaaATGCTGCTTGATTTGTTTTGCAGATGTGTTCTAATGCATTTGACAAAGAAGCTGACCTTGATGTGCTTGACCATCCAATCCTTAGTTTCATCTATTACCTGGTAGGCGTAAATCCTGTGACCATATTGTTTACCTTAGTGAAAGCAacactttttatttgttatcaGTTCTAGCTAGAAATTGATGCCCGTTACCAATAGCAGCTATGTTACTGTTTGTTCTTACGCCCTGTGTGTCTGTACCTGCAGATCGTGGAAATTGTTCCTTCATCTCTTGTCCTGTACATTCTGAGGAGAATCCCTTCTAAGCTGCGGCTCGCCCAGTATCATCCCCTCAGCAGTGGCTAGTGACAGAACattaaggctgaaaatatGGAGAAACTGCTGCATAGCGACATGGCTGCGACCCAGGGACACGCAAAGAATGGCCTATGGCCTAATCTCTAACCCTTGTTCAAATTGTTCAAGTTGTGTACAGATAGGGATCCGAATTCTGAAGTTTTCCTGTAACCTTCTCCTGTAACCAATTGTTCAAAGTGCTGATTTTGGTGTAACCAATGGTTCCTTGATAGCAATGGGAGCAAGTGCCTTCACTCTTGAGTCATCCAAGTTTGCTATGAAGCATTCTACATTTCTACTCCTGAACAAACCAAGCTTGTCATGAAATTGTTCAAAGTGCTGATTTTGGTGTAACCAATGGTTCCTTAATAGCAATGGGAGCAAGTGCCTTCACTCCTGACCAATCCAAGTTTGCCATGAAGCGTTCTACATTTCTACTCCTGAGCAAACAAAGTTTGTCATGAAAAGTTATCGGTGAAATCGATCTGAGCGTATTGGCGACGGCAATAATATACTcctacctccgtcctataataactttattttttgttttttcatgtcaaacgtttgaccattcattttatttaaaaaacttatcaaaaaaaaactttaaaaaattagttgagcgtgaagtactatttatgttttatcatctagtaagaataaaaatattaatcgtagaaaattttcaaataagagctttattatctagtaagaataaaaatattaattataaaaaattttcaaataaaacgaagagtaaTATTTGAACGAAGGTATCACGTAGTAGCAGAAGCGCTGGACGCGAACGCCACCTACCAAACGCACGAATCATCTCAAATTTCAAAACTGATGTCTTGACCACCCCCACCAAACTCCGCCGTTCTTCTGTTCCAATCTGcaaaatttcttcttttttctttcgacAACTCAACTACTCACTCAGAGGCTTGGTAATCTCCGCGCCGCAAGCAAGGCAACCCTAGCCGCCGGCCCGCCGCCATGGCCTTCCTTGCCGCTGCGTCAGCCCGCACGCCgttcgccgtcgcgtcgtcctCCCGGCGACGCTCCGTCCTCGCCACGGCCGTCAAGGCCACCGCCAGTTCCAAGCAGACCGCTCCACACAccgtcctctcctccctccgcctcgccgcctccgcggccgtcctcctcgccgccaccaccccgGCCATCGCGTGCACCCCTgcgccgccccctcctcccccggcACTAACCGTCGCGGTATCACCCGACGACCCCGTCGCCGACGACTCGTACCCGTTCGAGAAGCTAATCGTCGagaccgccgcgctcgcccgccttggcggcgcggaggccgcCCGGGcccgcctctccgccgccggagTCGGCGAGAACCAcgcccgcctcctcgcggCGCAGGCGCTCTTCGTGGACGGCAAGGTGGACGATGCGATCGCCGCCTTCGAGGAGCTCGCGCGGGAGGACCCCGGCGACTACCGCCCCCTGTTCTGCCAATGCGTGCTCTACTCCGTTCTGGGCAGGGCCGCCGAGTCGGAATCGATGCTCCAGCGCTGCCGCGAGGTCGCCGGCGAAGAATTCAGTGCCGATTTCGCAATgccgacctcgccggccgATTCGGAGGAGGCGGAAGCGGAGCCGGAGTCGCCGGAGGCAGAGCCACAGAAGCTGTGACTGACCGGAATGGACGATGGGAATAAAGGTATTCACTTGCTCTTCTTTTGAAGGGTGATTAGATGCTGGATAGTTCCTCCGGCGACACAAATACAGAGGTATATTAAATGTTAATGATTTGAATGTTCATTTAGTTCTAGATTTCAAAGACATGATTTTACATGGCCTTCGAATAAAATGAAGCGATTATGAGAATGCCGATGAGCAGTGATGAAACAGTTTCTATGATGATCACATTGCTTAGAACTGGATCACATATGCAGAATATACAGAAACACAATCATCATGTATTGCAGCCACACATGAATACATGATCAGCATTTGAGCACTAGCATGCTTTATTTTCTTGCAGCCAGATTTGTTGTCTTGCAACACGTCTTGTTGTCTTGCAGGCCGTGTCTGCTCGCCTGCTAGTGCTCAAATTCTGATTCCCAGCTGCATTACGTTATGTGACTACTACCGTGTTCTTTATGTTTATTGTGATTTCCTCTCTGTGAAATCTTATGTTCCATTTAGTTCAGTCATAACCGGGATCGAACTGAATTAATCAAAGACCGAAGTGCTCGGTCTTTtttccaagatcgatttgtcATGATTTCCGATGATAGAACTTTCAAAAAGACCCAGAAATCGAAGGAATTTTTTTGGTCTAACCGAATGTCCACCCTTCCACCCACACGGACCACACGGGCATACTTTGGGATCTTGTCAAATGGAAACAGGGATGGATATAAACTGGTTGTCACGTGGGAATCTAGTACGGTGGAAGCAGTAGGCGTGCGGCACGCGTGACACCAAGCGAGTGATGAGAATAGAGAGGAATAGAACCAAACTGTTGGATTCTTTCACAATCCTACTTGATCcctagagcaagtataatagcaggctataaaccgGCTAAATGATGACGTGGAAGAGAGAGCAGAAACAGGCTAAAACTTGGacacaaaaaccaagaaactcaCATGTGGGTtatgtattaatgatgaagaactaactactatatgaatAGGCTAAGAGAAGACTGTAAAGAGTCTTATAACCAGCTtgttagctatattattagtcttgtTCTTACAAAAGATTAGTTCAAAAATCAATAAAGTATCCCGTCTATCTTATTTTAGATGTAACCTTTAAATCTTATAGGAAAATAATACTTGAACCCATTACCGTCCCTAAGCGAGAGGCGTTGGAAGATTAGCTTGGCAGGCCAGCCAATATAGGCCCAAAATCCTCATGCTAGCCCACAAAGGCCTAGCGGTCAAGAAGGAAGATTAGCCTGGCAGTTCAGCCCACAAACCCTAAAAATGTTCATAGCAGCTCACAAGGCCAGACAGATACGTGGCATGCCCTAGCTTACGCATCGCAAGAGAGTCTCTCCGTAGTGACGCTATATAGCGATGCCTTCGACAACCATGGTACCATTCAAATACATCACTTCGTGTCTAGATCATGAAACAGTACCACAGTAGCAAATTATTTGGCTTGCTTAAGATATCAGCTTATCGTAGtagtttggttttcttttttagccgaaaataaaaaaattatttgatttctGTGATATTAAATGACAGAATTAGTTAATATAaagttgaaatatattttagaaggtGAGATAATAaacaattgtaaaaaaaatacattcaCAACATAGTAATTCTATGAATGTaaaagttgagaaaaaaataaaaacaatcagaaaaaagaacacaaccaaatTCAATGAAA is part of the Oryza brachyantha chromosome 2, ObraRS2, whole genome shotgun sequence genome and encodes:
- the LOC102720851 gene encoding uncharacterized protein LOC102720851 — protein: MAFLAAASARTPFAVASSSRRRSVLATAVKATASSKQTAPHTVLSSLRLAASAAVLLAATTPAIACTPAPPPPPPALTVAVSPDDPVADDSYPFEKLIVETAALARLGGAEAARARLSAAGVGENHARLLAAQALFVDGKVDDAIAAFEELAREDPGDYRPLFCQCVLYSVLGRAAESESMLQRCREVAGEEFSADFAMPTSPADSEEAEAEPESPEAEPQKL
- the LOC102722828 gene encoding tobamovirus multiplication protein 3-like, with amino-acid sequence MAAAAPLPVAVAGWWDLVNGSTAWQDGIFFSLAVLYGLIAASSFIQVVRIRYRVPEYGWTTQKVFQLLNFIVNGARCSIFAFRRQVQQVNPEIFQHVILDLPGLAFFTTYAMLALFWAEISYQARGLETEGLRSGFYTINGVIYAIQILLWLLLWYNPNPSMIVLSKLFIAGLSFSAALGFLLYGGRLFFMLKRFPIESKGRQKKLREVGRVATICFFCFLARCIMMCSNAFDKEADLDVLDHPILSFIYYLIVEIVPSSLVLYILRRIPSKLRLAQYHPLSSG